The nucleotide sequence ACGTAGAGCGACGGCGGGGTGAGCAGGGTGCCGTCGGCGAAGAGGCAGCGGGCGTCGTACCCGTCGTGTGCGAGTTCGCCGCCGACGAGTACCCGGCCGTCGGGCAGGTGCCGGGGGGTGCCGGCGACCGGTTCGACCCAGCGCGGGTCGGCGAGTTCGGCGTGCACCTGGGTCTCGCCAGTACGCGGGTCCACCGCCAGCACCAGCCCGTGCTGCTGCAACCGGCGCAGTACGGTGATCAGCGGCCCGGTCTCGACCCACTCCACGGAGACCAGGTAGGGATAGGTCTCCCGGTCCCAGTGCACGTCGACCCAGCCGCCGTCGAGGTCGAGCAGGTGCAGGCTCACCTCGGCGTTCGGCCCGCCGGAGCGCGGGTACGCCACCGCGCGCGGCGGGCTGGCCGGATCGCCGGGATCGTGCAGGTGCCAGCGGGGCAGCCGGGACTCGTCGACCCGGGCGGCCAGGATCGAGCGCCCGTCCGGCGCCCACCAGTACCCCCGGAACCGGTCGAACTCCTCGGCCGCGACGAACTCGGCGAGTCCCCAGGTGACCCCGGCGTCCTCGCCGGCCAGCAGGGTGTCGGTGCCGTCCGGGTCGACCACCCGCAGCTGCCCGACCGGGCCGCCGCTGCCGGCGGTGTCGGTGACGTAGGCCAGCCGCTGCCCGGTCGGGTCCGGTCGGGGGTCCACCACCGGGCCGGCGACGGCGACCTCGACCACGTCCCCGTGCAGCAGGTCGGCCCGGAACAGCCGGCCGTCGAGGGCGAAGACCGCCACCCGGGCGGCCGGGTCGGTGGCGTAGGAGGCGATGCCGGAGGCACTCAGCCGGAGCCGTTCGCGCAGCGCCCGCTCGGTCGAGTGTGCTGTGCCGGCGGCCGGGTCGGCGGTGCCGGCGGCCGGGGCGAGGTCGACGGCCGGCCCGGCCGGGCCGGCCCGGGTGCCGGTGGTTCCGGTCGACCGGGCACCGGTACGACCGTTCGGCCGGGCGCCCGCGGCGGCCCCGGCCAGCTCGGCGTCGTCGGTTCCCGGCCCGGTCGGGTCGGTGTCGGCGCCGGGGTCGGCGAGCAGGTCGGCGGGGTCGGCGACCAGCCGTTCGGTGCCGTCGGCGACGTCGAACATCCAGAGTGCGTCGACCGGGTCGGTGGGGCCGCCGGAGCGGAGGAAGACCACCCGGGAGCCGTCGCTCGCCACCGTCACGGCCCGGGGCGCGCCGCGGCTGAAACGGCGGGTGCGGGCGGCCAACTCGGGGTAGTCCACCCCGTGATCGTAGAGCCGGGCGGTCGGTGATGTGGCCGAGCCGGCCATCGCCGCCCGGTCGGGTGCCGGTAGCCGGTTGATCACTCCGCGAAGACGGCACCAACTCCCTGAGTAGGGCGAACCGGACCGGCGGCGTAGAGTTGCCCGGGTGACGAACCCTGAGGTGGCCGTCCCGACCGTGCAGCCCGAGCCGCCCGGCTCCGCGCCGTCCCGGCCCGCCCGGCGGCTGCTGCTGGTGCACGCGCATCCCGACGACGAGGCGATCGGCACCGGCGCCACGATGGCGTACTACGCGGCGGCCGGCGCCGGGGTCACCCTGGTCACCTGCACCCTCGGCGAGGAGGGCGAGATCCACGTACCGGCGCTGCGCGGGTTGGCCGCCGCCAAGGCCGACCAGCTCGGCGGGTATCGGATCACCGAGCTGGCTGCCGCGTGCGCCGCGCTCGGCGTGTCCGACCACCGGTTCCTCGGCGGTGCCGGCCGATACCGCGACTCGGGGATGATGGGGCTGCCCACGAACGACCACCCGAGGGCGTTCTGGCGGGCCGACCTGGACGAGGCGGCCGGTCACCTGGTCGAGATCATGCGGGAGGTACGCCCGCAGGTGCTGGTCACCTACGACCCGAACGGCTTCTACGGGCACCCCGACCACATCCAGGCGCACCGGGTGGCGATGCGGGCGGCCGAACTCGCCGCCGCCGAGGGCTTCGGGCCGGACAAGATCTACTGGACGGCGATGCCGAGGAGCGTGCTGGAGGCCGGCCTGGCCGCCTTCGCCGAGGCCGGTGACAACCCGTTCGCCGGCACCGAGCAGGCCGACGACCTTCCGTTCGGCACCCTGGACGAGCAGATCGCGGCCCGGATCGACGGCACCGACCAGCACGCCGCCAAGGAGGCGGCGATGCGGGCGCACGGCACGCAGATCCCGGACGACTCGTGGCTCTACTCGATCGCCAGCAACTTCGGCGGCGAGTTCATGGGCGTCGAGTACTACACCCTGGCGGTCGGTAACCGGGGTCCGGGTGCCGGCCCGTACGACTGGGAGGACGACCTCTTCGCCGGGCTGCCCGACGCGAGCGC is from Micromonospora sp. WMMD1102 and encodes:
- the mshB gene encoding N-acetyl-1-D-myo-inositol-2-amino-2-deoxy-alpha-D-glucopyranoside deacetylase encodes the protein MQPEPPGSAPSRPARRLLLVHAHPDDEAIGTGATMAYYAAAGAGVTLVTCTLGEEGEIHVPALRGLAAAKADQLGGYRITELAAACAALGVSDHRFLGGAGRYRDSGMMGLPTNDHPRAFWRADLDEAAGHLVEIMREVRPQVLVTYDPNGFYGHPDHIQAHRVAMRAAELAAAEGFGPDKIYWTAMPRSVLEAGLAAFAEAGDNPFAGTEQADDLPFGTLDEQIAARIDGTDQHAAKEAAMRAHGTQIPDDSWLYSIASNFGGEFMGVEYYTLAVGNRGPGAGPYDWEDDLFAGLPDASADAAPSADPSTDADPDPSTGAGRPDPVAVVPTPPTGTPAEAGAR